One part of the Lotus japonicus ecotype B-129 chromosome 2, LjGifu_v1.2 genome encodes these proteins:
- the LOC130736109 gene encoding uncharacterized protein LOC130736109, with product MATLARALEQLAAFLTEKAERAGQGAGQGAANNQEEIYHGLDKFLKRSSPKFEGGYTPDGAYEWVRELKRIFETLVCAEPRKVAFASYLLSGEARTWWTSVRGRITPEEGELTWEIFKNSFLEKYFPADAKGRKEMKFLELKQEAMPVGEYAAKFEELGRFHSHYSTANDETSKCVKFEYGLRPDIRTVVGHDQIRNFSTLVEKCRIFEEN from the coding sequence ATGGCTACCTTGGCGCGAGCACTTGAGCAACTCGCTGCTTTCTTGACCGAAAAAGCGGAAAGAGCAGGGCAAGGAGCAGGACAAGGGGCTGCGAATAACCAGGAAGAGATTTACCACGGATTGGACAAGTTCCTAAAGCGAAGTTCGCCTAAGTTTGAGGGAGGATATACTCCGGATGGAGCTTATGAGTGGGTGCGAGAACTGAAAAGGATTTTCGAAACCCTGGTATGTGCTGAACCTAGAAAAGTGGCTTTCGCTAGCTATTTACTTTCAGGTGAAGCAAGGACATGGTGGACGAGTGTGAGGGGAAGAATTACCCCGGAAGAAGGGGAGTTGACTTGGGAAATCTTCAAGAATTCTTTTCTTGAGAAGTATTTTCCGGCAGATGCCAAAGGTAGGAAGGAAAtgaaatttttggaattgaaGCAGGAAGCGATGCCAGTAGGTGAGTATGCCGCAAAGTTTGAAGAGTTGGGCCGATTCCATTCGCACTACAGCACGGCTAATGATGAAACATCAAAGTGCGTCAAGTTTGAGTATGGATTAAGGCCTGACATTAGGACGGTCGTAGGGCATGACCAAATTCGAAATTTTTCTACTTTAGTGGAAAAGTGCAGGATTTTCGAAGAAAATTAA